Within the Elusimicrobiota bacterium genome, the region CGGCAAGACGTCCACCCTCGAAGCCGTTCGGTCAGCCGTCAGGGGCGGACACGACGGCTCCCTCCTCCGCGCCGGCGCCGAAAAGGGATCGGTCCGCCTCGTCCTCGAGGACGGGACCGAGATCATGAAGACGATCGGCAAGGACGCCTCGCCGCTGAAGGTCTCCCTCCCGGGGGCCGGCCGTGTCTCGAAGGGCCAGGCCCTCGTCGATTCGCTCGTCGACTCGCTCGGCGTCGACCCGATGGCCCTGATCAACTGCCCGGCCCAGAAGCGGGCCGAGTACCTCGCCGACGTCATGGCGCTCGACGTGCCCGAGACGGCCATCCGCGAGGCCGCCGGGCGGCCCGTGGCGGTGGGGAAGCTGCCGGCCGGGGCATCGGGCCTCGACCGCCTCGAGGCCGTCAGAAAGGCGCTCTTCGACGAACGGACGGGCCAGAACCGGACGGCCCGGGACAAGAAGGCGATGGCGACCCAGCTCCGGGAGACGCTGCCGCCTGAGACGAACGCGGCCGACGACCTCGGCGAGCTTCGGGCAAAGCGTGCGGAACTCCATAAGAACCGCGCCGAAGCGGTATTCGCCGCCGACGGCGAGGCGGCGCGGTGCGAGAAGGCGGCCTCAAGGACGAAGACCGACGCCGTCGAAGCAATCAAGGCGAACGCCCAGGCCGAGCTCGACGCCATCCGAGCGGACGCCGCCGAGCGCATCCGGACGATCGAGCGCGAGCGCGACTCGGCCCTCGAGCGGGTGAAGGAGCGCGCGCGGGAGGAGGCGGACGCACGGGCCGAGGAGGAGAAGGCGGCGTGCCACAGGATCGCAGCGGGCAGGCTCGTCGCGTTCGATGCGGCCGAGTCCGCCTTTGGCGTGCCGGCGAAGGCCCTCAGCGAGGAGATCGCTCGCGCAGAGGAGCGCGCGAAGGAGCACGCCCGCGCCGAGAAGACGCGGGAGATCCTCGCCGCGGCCGAGCGAGACGCCGAGAAGGCGGAGACCGACGCGAAGAGCCTGACGGAGGCCCTCGAGCGGATCGACGCCCTCAAGGGCTCGCTCCTCGAGAAGCTGCCGATCAAGGGCCTCGAGATCCGCGAGGGCGGCGTCTTCGTCGACGGCCTGCCGTTCGAGCGGATCAACTCCGCCCGGCAGATCGAGGTCGCTTTCCAGGTGGCGAAGCTCCGCGCGGGGAAGGTCGGGCTGATCGTGGCCGACGGCCTCGAGCGGTTCGACGAGGAGACGTACCGGACCTTCGAGGCGGCCGCGGCGAGCGCCGGCCTCCAGTTCGTCGTCGGCCGGGTCGGGTCGGGGGAGCTGGCCGTCCGGACGCTGCCGGCGGCGGAAGAGGGGGTCGCAGCCTGATGGCAAACACGACTACCGTCGAGGCCTTCCCGCTCTACTGGCCCGAGGGCCGGCCGAGGACGCCGAGCTACCGGATGCAGCGCTCGAGGTTCGAGACCGGATTCGGCGCGGCGCTCAACTTCCTCCGGGAGGAGGTCCGGCGGCTCAACGGCAGGAACCTGATCATCTCGACGAACGTCCCGCTTCGAAACGACGGGCTCCCTCGCGCGAACGTCTCGGTCACGGACCCGGGCGTCGCCGTCTACTTCGACCTGAAGGGCAAGAAGGTCGTCATGGCGTGCGATCGGTGGAACCGGACGCACGACAACCTCTACGCGTTCGGGAAGACCATCGGGGCCCTCCGCGGAATCGAGCGTTGGGGGAGCGGCGACATGCTCGAGGCCGCCTTCCGAGGCTTCGCCGCCCTGCCGGCGGCGGTCGTCGCACCGCGACCGTGGCGTCTTGCTCTCGGGTTCAACGGCTTCGAGGGCTGCGCGGCGACGCTTGCCGCCGTCGAGCTGCGGTATCGCGAGCTTGCCCGCGAGGCCCACCCCGACCGAGGCGGTTCACACGAGCGGATGTCTGAACTGAACGGCGCTATCGCTGCGGCGCGCGCAGAGATGGGGGGGCAGGCCTGATGTCCCTCCGCGCCGTCCCCGCGAAGCTCTACCTGATCCGCTGCGACACCTGCGGCGTCGAGACGGCCGGCTCGCTCATGCCTGTCGAGGCCGAGCTGCGGGCCGCCGAGGGCGGCTGGCGGACCGGGAAGAACCCGCTCCGGCACCTGTGCCCGTGGTGCATCGAGAAGGGGAGCACGCCCCTCGCGCAGACCACGTCGACCGTCCACACCACAACCCCACCCGTCGGGCGCTGAGCCCGAGAAGTAGAAGCCATGGCCAGAGGCCGCCGCATGAAGTCCGAGCCGAAGAAGACCTACGACCTGATCTCGAAGGAGACCGTCGAGGGGAAGAGCGTCTTCAAGTTCATCGCCGAGGTGCTGAAGCGTTGGAAGAAGGACCTCTCCCCGGCCCGGATCGGGGCCGCCTGGTTGGTCGGAAAGAAGCCCGACAAGGACGGCGTCGTGACCCTCGGGCGGATGAAGAAGTGCTCGGAGCTCGAGCGCCAGCTTCACTCGCTCGACGCGATCGTTCTCCTCAACCAGGACTTCTGGCGGAGGTTGAAAGACGAGCAGCGGCTTGCGCTCGTCCACCACGAGCTCTGCCACCTCGACCAGGCGCTCGACTCGAACGGCGAGCTCGCCTACGACGGGCACGGCGAGCGGAAGTGGCGCCTCCGGAAGCACGACGTCGAGGAGTTCAACGAGGTCATCCGGAACCACGGCTGCTACAAGGCCGACATCATGTCCTTCGTGAAGGAGGCGACGACGAAGGACCCGAACTTCTCGCTCTTCGAGGAGGCAAAGAAGGGCGACGTGACGAAGACCGAGCTCCGGGCGGTAGCGAGCTGACCGTGCGCATCCTCGCGATCGACCCTGGCACGTCGTGCGGGTTCGCCATCTGGGACGGCGGCGATGTCGTCCACGCCGGGACGTGGGACCTGAGCACTCGGCGATTCGAGGGCGGCGGGATGCGCTACGTCCACTTCGAGCGCTTCTTCCGCGAGGCGCTCCGGGGGGTGCAGCTCGTGGCCTTCGAGGAGGTGCAGATGCACGCGGGGACGGCGGCGGCCCATGTCTACGGAGGGATCACCGCACACCTGATGCGGATCTGCCAGGAGGCAGGCATCCCGTACTACGCAATCCCCTGGGCGCACGTGAAGCGCACGGCCACGGGGAAGGGCAACTCCGGCAAGCCCGAAATGGTCGACGCGGCGAACGCACGATGGGACCTCTCGTTGACCGTGAAGAAGGGCGCCGACGAGGCCGACGCCCGCTGGATCGCGGTCACGGCGGCCGAGCAGTACGCGGCGAGGTCGGCGGCATGAAGCTCTCCGCCTGCCGGTCCTGCGGTGCACCGATTCTCTGGGCCGAGACGGCGAGCGGGAAGAAGTGCCCGTTCGATGCGAAGCCGACGCCGGCCGGTGAGTGGGCACTCGACGACACGACGCACCCGCCGCTCGCCGCAAAGATCGTGCGGGCCGAGGGCTCGTCGGAGTCCGGCTTCACCTGCCACTTTGCGACGTGTCCGAACGCGGCTGAGCACCGGAGGAAGAGGTGAGCGACCCCGAGCTCAACCCCGACATCTGTGGTCTCTGCGGCGAGCCCGGCGCCGACAAGATGGCTCTGTGGACGGGCGGCGGCGTCTACTGGCCCGGCGAGGTCAGGTCCGAGACGGAGCTGGTCCACGCTGAGTGCGAGCGCGAGGAGACCCGCCGCGCGCATGCAGCACTGACGCAGGAGCAGCGGGACGCCGTACTCCGGAGCGTGACCGGAGGACGATGGCCGTGACGACTATCTGGAAGTTCCCCGTCAAGATCGAGGACAGGTTCGTCGTGGAGATGCCGCGCGGAGCCAAGGTGCTCTCGGTCGCGGCGCAGAGAGGCGAGCCCTTCATGTGGGCCTTCGTGGACCCCGCCCTACCGAGAGCGCGGCGTGTCTTCAGGTGCGCCGGCACGGGCCACCCGGTTGGCGGGATCGCCGGGTCCGTCTTCGTTGGCACCTTCCAGCTCGAATCGCTCGGTCTGGTGTTTCACCTCTTCGACTTGAACATCGAGGACGCGCAACCGTGACCTGCCGCGTCTTCACTTCGGCCGACGGCGAGGTCCGCGCCATCGTCTGCTCGCGCGGTCGTGGGAAGCCGGCGCCTCGTCGCTTCTGCGTCGTCTGCCTGAAGGACGGCCGCCGGACCGAGGCGGCCCTTCTTTGCGACCACCCGAAGCCCGGCGGTGGCACCTGCGATGCCGGGCTCTGCGTCGCTCACACGAACCGCGTCCGCCCCGGGACCGACTGGTGCCCGGCGCACACGGAGGCTCCATGACCACCGAAGATGCCATCCGCTCGCTCGAAGAGTCGATTCGCGAGGCGCCGCGCTCGCGGCTCCTCGAGATCGTCGGCGACTGCGCCCGCCTCGAGGCGATGGCCCGCGCTCTGTTCGCGCAGCCCGAGGAGGACGATGGCCTGATCAACGCCCTGGAGGCGGCGCCCCTCCTGGGCATTTCAGCGGCGACCCTCTACCGCGAGGCCGACCGCTACCCGTTCACCGTTCGCGAGGGCCGGCGCCTGCGCTTCTCACGGGCCGGTCTCCGTAAGTATCTCCGGAGGGCAAGCTGATGACTCCCTACGGCGACGGGCGTGTCTTCAAGCGCGGCTCGCGTTGGTGGATTGCCTACTACGCCCCGGTGCGCGGCCGGATCCGCGAGGTGCGCGAGGCGGG harbors:
- a CDS encoding J domain-containing protein, which codes for MANTTTVEAFPLYWPEGRPRTPSYRMQRSRFETGFGAALNFLREEVRRLNGRNLIISTNVPLRNDGLPRANVSVTDPGVAVYFDLKGKKVVMACDRWNRTHDNLYAFGKTIGALRGIERWGSGDMLEAAFRGFAALPAAVVAPRPWRLALGFNGFEGCAATLAAVELRYRELAREAHPDRGGSHERMSELNGAIAAARAEMGGQA
- a CDS encoding AAA family ATPase yields the protein MKVSLVTIDNVLGIEHLEFRPGIVTVISGANGTGKTSTLEAVRSAVRGGHDGSLLRAGAEKGSVRLVLEDGTEIMKTIGKDASPLKVSLPGAGRVSKGQALVDSLVDSLGVDPMALINCPAQKRAEYLADVMALDVPETAIREAAGRPVAVGKLPAGASGLDRLEAVRKALFDERTGQNRTARDKKAMATQLRETLPPETNAADDLGELRAKRAELHKNRAEAVFAADGEAARCEKAASRTKTDAVEAIKANAQAELDAIRADAAERIRTIERERDSALERVKERAREEADARAEEEKAACHRIAAGRLVAFDAAESAFGVPAKALSEEIARAEERAKEHARAEKTREILAAAERDAEKAETDAKSLTEALERIDALKGSLLEKLPIKGLEIREGGVFVDGLPFERINSARQIEVAFQVAKLRAGKVGLIVADGLERFDEETYRTFEAAAASAGLQFVVGRVGSGELAVRTLPAAEEGVAA
- a CDS encoding putative metallopeptidase; translation: MARGRRMKSEPKKTYDLISKETVEGKSVFKFIAEVLKRWKKDLSPARIGAAWLVGKKPDKDGVVTLGRMKKCSELERQLHSLDAIVLLNQDFWRRLKDEQRLALVHHELCHLDQALDSNGELAYDGHGERKWRLRKHDVEEFNEVIRNHGCYKADIMSFVKEATTKDPNFSLFEEAKKGDVTKTELRAVAS
- a CDS encoding helix-turn-helix domain-containing protein; protein product: MTTEDAIRSLEESIREAPRSRLLEIVGDCARLEAMARALFAQPEEDDGLINALEAAPLLGISAATLYREADRYPFTVREGRRLRFSRAGLRKYLRRAS